The genomic stretch TAGTTCAGCTAAATCTACAGCAGGATCTAGAAGTTCTTCCCAAGAAAGAGAACCATATTTTTTGTGAGCTGCTTCCATACCTTTCACAAAGTCAGGTATCGCTGTTTTATTATCTGTAGTGCGAAAACGGGATGGAGCACGTTCCCGATAATTAATAAAATCACTTTTCTCGTCATTTTGAATTAACATGCCACCACCGCCACCTATTCCTGAGCCGTATGGTTCTACGACATTCAATACAAATGAAACAGCAATGGCCGCATCTACTGCATTACCACCTTGCTCTAAAATATCTATTCCCGCTTTAACAGCAATGGGATGAGATGCAGAAACTCCGATATGCTCAGATTTTTCATAGTTTAATGAGGACTCAAAACCTTTAATGGATTCGTATTTTTTTGTATGTTCTCGTTTATTATTCAAATCGCTTATATTGAACCATAAAAACAACACTCCAATACAAATGACCAAAATAAACGTTTTTGTCCTTTTTCTCATTTTATCTTCCCGTTTCTTTAATTACCTTTTTATGATTTACCTGAAAAGAAAGTTTTCCATCCTGACGTTTCCAGACTATACTTTCACCAGTATCTTTTGTTAATTGTCTAAATATCTTTTCTCTAGCTAACCAGCTGTTAACAGGAGAAGGTGTTGCTTCTCTTATGCGTAATGGCGTGATCTCAAAGGTGGCCATGCCGTCTTTAGAAAGTTTATATTGAACGACGGCACTGTCACGCGTTCGGGACCAGCCCTGATCAAATACAAAATTGCCTAACGAATAAAAAATAACAGTGTCGTTATACTTCTCAACAGTAGAAAGAACATGAGGATGATGACCAATCACAATGTCTGCTCCTGCATCTGAAAGTGCATGACCTAATCCAACTTGTCGAGGACTCGCTTCAGCATCGTATTCTTGTCCCCAATGCATATGGACGACTACAAGATCTGCATTTCTCTTAGCCTCTGAAATAAGAGGCATGAAGATTGTTGGATCAGCGTTTGCTACGCCACCGTCATTTTTTGTAGCTCTTGCGCCTTTTACATAAGCATCCGTAAACCCTAAAGTAGCAATCGTAATACCGTTGATCGACTGGTAAGATACTTCACCTGCATCTTCAATGTTTTTTCCTGCACCTACAAAATCCATGTCCGTCTTATTAAAGGTTTCAATGGAATCTTCTAAGCCTGGTTCTAAATAATCCATAGTGTGATTATTAGCTAGATTCAATACGGAAAAACCTAAATTCTTCATTGTCTTTACACTATCTGCAGAAGTTTGTAAGTGTATGAATTTATCCGCTTCTTCATAATCATCCGTTTTAGTAACTGGATGCTCAAAGTTTCCCGTAACATAATCAGAAGTCTCAAAATAGGGACGAACATTTCTGAATAAGTATTCTTGTCCTTTTTTATCCGTAACTTCCTCCACATGTCTGCCTAGCATAATGTCTCCCACAAATGTACCAGTTAGAAGCGGTGGTTCCCCTTCACTCTTTACAGCAACAGGATCATTCTCAAAAAAGAGATTGTAAGAGATGATTAAAGTTAAAACAATGATAGTGGAAAGAATGGAATACTTTTTATTCTTCTTTTTTGTACGTTTTAAAAAACGTAACACTTTTTCTTGAGGTGTTAATACTCTATTCATCTACTATTCTCCTAAAACAGATAATACAATGACATAATACTGAATGTTAATCCACTTAGTAGCACCGTGCTTCCTAATGTCATTGGAATACCTTGTTTTTGAATTGTATTTGCGATCAAACCTGGAACGATAACGCCGATGCCTCTAAACTCATAGATTTCGAACGGCATAACAGGATATAAATAGTCAAAAACTAATTTAAGAGCTATACCTGTAGTCAGCATAGCTGCAAACTTTCTGCGGCCATATAAAATCATAAATCGAGAAAGTCCGTAATTAACGATCAAAAATGTTAGTAAGCTAATAAATAGAACAATTAACAGAAAAATGGGTTGATCAAAGATAAGTGCTAAGTAACCAGGTACAACCAATCCTGCTGGGATAATTCCTGTTTTCTCAGTGAAAATTAAGCTTAAAATAACTCCTAAGACTAGTGCTATGTATAAATCAGATCCAAACATATCTGTTCGTTACCCCACTTTTTTTCCGTATTTATTTGTCGAGAATTTTTGAATTAAAGGTTCAGCAGACCCATGAATATTACCTACCCCATAAATAACAGTATTGTTTAACACAGGTATAATCTTATTAAAGATCTCTTCCGTACCATAACCTTCTAAATTCCACACTTCTTTTGCTTTTATATTTCCTTTATCAAATTCATTAAGAATTGGACTTGTTGTTTCTCCAATTAAAATAAGTATTTCTGCATCTATGTATGGTAAAACATCTTTGGAAAACTGTTCTGTGCGATCCACTCGATCAGCTCGACAGTTCATGATTATGATAGGTCTTTCTGTTGGATACCCAAGTTCGACAATTCTATCCCAAATCTTTAAAGTCGATGATGCATCATTTGCAGCAAATCCATTTACAAAATAGGATGGAGAATCTTGATCTCCCATAATCGTTATTCGCATAGCACCAGGATCGGGATTCGCATTTAACATTCCAGTAAATGCAGTATCTTTATCTATTCCAATGGCCTCAGCAACACCAAGTGCCAATGCTGCGTTATCAGGAAAGACCATATATTCAAATTTCCTTAAAAAAGACTCTGTGATTTGTGAGTTATCTGCAACTATCACTTTGGTATTTCGATCCTTGGCTACTTCTTTGTAATAGTCTAAATAGGAATCATCTGTAACAATTAAGTGACCATTGTAAGGAATAGTAGCAGTAAATGCTTCTGCGACCTCATCTAATGTTGGTCCCATAACGTCCATGTGATCTTCCAGGACGTTTACAATCACTCCAATGTTCGCTTGTACTAATTTTTCTTGAAATGTTATTTGATAATCCGGATTTACAGCCATGCACTCACTAATTAATGCTTCACAGCCATGGCTAGCTGCTTTTTGCACGACCCTTCTCTGTTCACCAATATTAGGACCCTCTGGCCTTCTAATTATTGGTTCTTCTTCGTCTTTAAACCAAAAAATCATTCTTGCAGAAGTACCAGTTGTCTTTCCTATCGTCTTATAACCTGCCTCCCTTACGATTCCTGTTATTAGACGAGTAACGGTTGACTTACCACGAATTCCATTGATATTTACTCGAATGGGAATTGATTCAATGCTTTTCTTATGTAACCTCTGTTCATATACCCCATAAAAAATAATTATAGTAAGAATAATAGGTATCAGGATCATATGAATTTTCTCCCCTCTTTTCCATTTGTTATCTAAAAAACTTGTTTTAGTAAAACACACGGATTATTATTTCGCAATAAGATCACTGTATCTATGGGTATACTTAACGAAAACGTAATATAGTCTTATTATTTGTCTTTTATGTATCTAACTTTTTACTTATGAAGGATTGCTTTTAGATCATTAAAATGTTACATATAGACTTTCATGAAACTATCGAGATTAGATTAAATATAATTTTTGACACAATACCGAATTACTCGTAAAAAAACATAACTTTTTCCAATAAAATCATCTATTATATAGAGAAGAGTATTTTTTAAGGACGTGAACAATGAAAAAGCATATTCCAAACCTATTAACTTTAGGAAATTTATTCTGTGGGTTTCTTTCCATCGGGTACGTTTCAAACGGTGATATTCGAAACGCAGCCATCCTCATTTTTATCGCGATGATGCTGGATGCGGTCGACGGAAGAGCTGCTCGCATCTTAGGGGTTTCAGGAAACCTAGGAAAAGAACTCGATTCCCTTGCGGACGTTGTATCTTTTGGGGTTGCACCTGCCTATTTTGTAGCGAATACTTACTTTGCTCATTTAGGAATGTGGGGCTTTTTATTTGCAGGATTGTTCCCGCTATTCGGCGCATACCGTTTAGCACGCTTTAACATTACAGCTGCAGAAGAATCCATGAAGTATTTTAAAGGAATTCCAATTCCATTAGCAGGCGGAATCGTTGTATTTTTGGTCTTTTTTGTAAAATGGATTCCACTTTGGATTTTTGTACTTCTGTTTTACGGACTCGGTCTCTTGATGGTAAGCACGATCAAGATTCCAAGCTTCAAGGATATCCCGATGCCGCGATACGGAACGATTATCTCGCTATTCTTGTTTTACATGTTTTACTTGCTTGCGAAGAACCGATTCGAAAGCGTACCGATCTTCTTTTATGTCGCACTAGCTACTTACTTCCTATTTATCGGGGTTCGTTTTATTAAGGTAAAAGAGATCAAGATCAGACGGCCGAGACGACCTCGTCGTAACAAAAGAAGACGCTTCTAAAGTTCACCTACCAGATGCTAAAGATTTTCGGCATCTGGTTTTATTTTTGAATCATCTTTTCCTCTCTCCCTTCATATAATGTCACAATAAGCGAAACATGTACTTTGTGAAATGGACAAATCATGTTTGAGAGGAGAGATGGTATGAACAACTACCCAAACCTTAGGGAGTTCTATGAAAAGGTGCCTATTTTAATCGGTGAAAATGATCGGGCTGCTCTAAAGAACACAGCTCAGGAAGACGACGCAGCACTTGAGAGCTCCACACATTGGCTCATCGCGATGGAAGGCAGTGAAAAGCAACGAAATGTTTACCACTGGAAGGTGCTCATCTATCCTTCACAAACGAAAGTGATACATTGCTATAAATCGCCGTACTACGCGTCGCAGCACTTTACATCCATCTATGAGGCCATCGAGTACTCTAACGAGTTAAGTCAAAAAGCCCGCGAAGATTTGCTAAGTACGATTGAAAAGCCTGCCTTACAAAGAGAAGCTTAACGAGATTCACCCTCGCTTTTCTTTTTGCTACAGATTGTGAAACAGTGTACATAGGACAGCAAACTATATAAGAAACGAACCAATGAAGTGGATAATAAACCAGTTCATTTTTATTATGTCTTTTTCATAAATTAGTGCAGACGATCTTACATAATAAAGGTATAGTAGGAAAATAAGGAAATGAAATAAGAACGATATAAAGAGGAGAATCAGGATGAACGAAGCACAACAAGAGGACAATACCTCATTTTAGGAAGAACCTCAAGTTGTTCAGAAAAACATTGGAATAGTTTATTATTGAAAAGCCGAAAGACTATCATGAAAACCTTATGCATGTATGGGAAAGGAAACTCTCTTTTAAAGTCTTTTTTTAATGTTCAACAAGTATCGTATAACTATGATCGAAATGAAAAACAGCCACTCCTATAAAATAAGGAGTGACCATTTTAAAAAACGATCTAATACTGTAAGTCAAACTGCTTATTGTAAAGCTGCGCATATGCTCCATTGTAGCTAAGCAATACTTCGTGCGTCCCTTCCTCCACAATGCCTTCGTTTGTTAGCACAATAATTCGTTCAGCATTGCGGATTGTGGAAAGGCGATGAGCAATAACAATCGTCGTACGCCCTTTTGCTAGTGACTCAAGTGATTCCTTGATTACTGCTTCAGATTCATTATCCAGCGCACTCGTCGCTTCATCCAGAATTAGTACAGAAGGATTCTTTAAAAATACACGAGCGATACTGAGCCGTTGCTTCTGACCACCAGAAAGCTTCACTCCTCGTTGACCGATGTCAGCGTGATACCCATTTGGCAAGCTCATAATGAACTCGTGAGCGTTAGCCTGCTTTGCGGCCTCCACCACTTCTTCATCAGTCGCTTCATTATTACCATAGCGGATATTCTCCATCACGGTTCCTGCGAACAAATAAACGTCTTGTTGCACAACACCAATCTGATTTCGCAAATCATTTAAATCAAGCTCTCTTATGTCCACACCATCAAGCTGCACTTCCCCTTTTGTCACTTCATAAAAGCGAGGAATGAGCGAGCAGAGTGTTGTCTTTCCCGCACCAGATGGTCCCACGAGGGCAACGTACTCTCCAGGCTTTATATGAAGAGAAAGATTCGAAAACACAGGATCCAAATGCGGTTCGTACTGAAATCTCACTTCCTTAAATGTAATCTTCCCTTTTACTGCGAAAAGTTTTCTCGCATCTGTATGACTCTCAATGTCTGGTTGTAAGTTCATGATTTCCATAAAGCGCTGAAAGCCTGTAATGCCTTCTTGAAACTGTGTGCTCATATGAGTCAAACGCTGTATAGGCTCTACCATATAGCCGACATATAACAAAAATGTGATCAGATCGGCTAAATCTAATGTTTGATTAACGATACTGGCGCTGCCGAACACCACAACGGTAATCGTGATGAGCTGAATCAAGATCTGAATGCTGTTATAAAAAGTTGCTTCTACTTTATATGTGTTTCTTCGACTTTCTAAAAAACGAAGATTTTCTCTATTAAACTTACGGATCTCCACTTGTTCGTTCGCAAAAGATTTTACGACCCGAATTCCTGAAAGTGTATCCTCAAGCTGAGCATTGATATCTGCAATCCGCTCTTTATTTCGTCGCAGTGCTTCGTTTTCTTTCTTGTTAAAATAGAGCGAGAGAAAACCGATGATCGGTAGGAACAAAAACACCGCCAGCGTTAAAGGTACATTGATAAAAAACAGAATCACAAATGCCCCTACAAACCTCACGAAATATTTGACGTAATCTTCTGGACCGTGATGATACAGTTCAGCAAGTAAAAATAAGTCGTTCGTTACTCGAGACATGAGTTGGCCGGTCTTTTCTTTATCGTAAAAACTAAAAGAAAGTTTCTGTAGGTGCTGAAACAATTCGCTGCGTATATCACTTTCCATTCGAGCACCGACCACATGTCCTTTATAGTCTACAAAGTATGTTCCGAGATTCTGAATAACAACTAAAGCGAACATGATTCCGCCGATCCAGTAGACTTTATGAAGGACAACGGATAAGTCCCCTTCTAAAACATCTTTTGTTATATACCGAACGAGCAGCGGAAGGATGAGTGTGATTCCAGAAACAATAAACGCAGTAATTAATACAGATAGAAATAACCCTAAATACGGTTTGTAATAGGAGAAAAAACGTTTGATTGGAAAATTCATGATTTACCCCTTTTGTGTTTTTTTACGAGGCACACATAAGGGGACACACCGTCTATAAGTTAAGAACGTGTTCCACCCTTATATGTTTGTACGGTTTGAGTAGTCATGTTTCTCATGTTAAATTCCTCCTTAATCATTAATACCATAAGTATAAACGTTTTTTAAAAATTCTGATACTTTATTTAATCAACAAAAAAAGACTCATAAGATAGTCAACCTACTACTCCTGAGTCTTTTATAATCTA from Bacillus sp. E(2018) encodes the following:
- the pgsB gene encoding poly-gamma-glutamate synthase PgsB; protein product: MILIPIILTIIIFYGVYEQRLHKKSIESIPIRVNINGIRGKSTVTRLITGIVREAGYKTIGKTTGTSARMIFWFKDEEEPIIRRPEGPNIGEQRRVVQKAASHGCEALISECMAVNPDYQITFQEKLVQANIGVIVNVLEDHMDVMGPTLDEVAEAFTATIPYNGHLIVTDDSYLDYYKEVAKDRNTKVIVADNSQITESFLRKFEYMVFPDNAALALGVAEAIGIDKDTAFTGMLNANPDPGAMRITIMGDQDSPSYFVNGFAANDASSTLKIWDRIVELGYPTERPIIIMNCRADRVDRTEQFSKDVLPYIDAEILILIGETTSPILNEFDKGNIKAKEVWNLEGYGTEEIFNKIIPVLNNTVIYGVGNIHGSAEPLIQKFSTNKYGKKVG
- a CDS encoding ABC transporter ATP-binding protein, which codes for MNFPIKRFFSYYKPYLGLFLSVLITAFIVSGITLILPLLVRYITKDVLEGDLSVVLHKVYWIGGIMFALVVIQNLGTYFVDYKGHVVGARMESDIRSELFQHLQKLSFSFYDKEKTGQLMSRVTNDLFLLAELYHHGPEDYVKYFVRFVGAFVILFFINVPLTLAVFLFLPIIGFLSLYFNKKENEALRRNKERIADINAQLEDTLSGIRVVKSFANEQVEIRKFNRENLRFLESRRNTYKVEATFYNSIQILIQLITITVVVFGSASIVNQTLDLADLITFLLYVGYMVEPIQRLTHMSTQFQEGITGFQRFMEIMNLQPDIESHTDARKLFAVKGKITFKEVRFQYEPHLDPVFSNLSLHIKPGEYVALVGPSGAGKTTLCSLIPRFYEVTKGEVQLDGVDIRELDLNDLRNQIGVVQQDVYLFAGTVMENIRYGNNEATDEEVVEAAKQANAHEFIMSLPNGYHADIGQRGVKLSGGQKQRLSIARVFLKNPSVLILDEATSALDNESEAVIKESLESLAKGRTTIVIAHRLSTIRNAERIIVLTNEGIVEEGTHEVLLSYNGAYAQLYNKQFDLQY
- the pssA gene encoding CDP-diacylglycerol--serine O-phosphatidyltransferase, producing the protein MKKHIPNLLTLGNLFCGFLSIGYVSNGDIRNAAILIFIAMMLDAVDGRAARILGVSGNLGKELDSLADVVSFGVAPAYFVANTYFAHLGMWGFLFAGLFPLFGAYRLARFNITAAEESMKYFKGIPIPLAGGIVVFLVFFVKWIPLWIFVLLFYGLGLLMVSTIKIPSFKDIPMPRYGTIISLFLFYMFYLLAKNRFESVPIFFYVALATYFLFIGVRFIKVKEIKIRRPRRPRRNKRRRF
- a CDS encoding CapA family protein, whose amino-acid sequence is MNRVLTPQEKVLRFLKRTKKKNKKYSILSTIIVLTLIISYNLFFENDPVAVKSEGEPPLLTGTFVGDIMLGRHVEEVTDKKGQEYLFRNVRPYFETSDYVTGNFEHPVTKTDDYEEADKFIHLQTSADSVKTMKNLGFSVLNLANNHTMDYLEPGLEDSIETFNKTDMDFVGAGKNIEDAGEVSYQSINGITIATLGFTDAYVKGARATKNDGGVANADPTIFMPLISEAKRNADLVVVHMHWGQEYDAEASPRQVGLGHALSDAGADIVIGHHPHVLSTVEKYNDTVIFYSLGNFVFDQGWSRTRDSAVVQYKLSKDGMATFEITPLRIREATPSPVNSWLAREKIFRQLTKDTGESIVWKRQDGKLSFQVNHKKVIKETGR
- the pgsC gene encoding poly-gamma-glutamate biosynthesis protein PgsC → MFGSDLYIALVLGVILSLIFTEKTGIIPAGLVVPGYLALIFDQPIFLLIVLFISLLTFLIVNYGLSRFMILYGRRKFAAMLTTGIALKLVFDYLYPVMPFEIYEFRGIGVIVPGLIANTIQKQGIPMTLGSTVLLSGLTFSIMSLYYLF